In Pseudomonas deceptionensis, a single window of DNA contains:
- a CDS encoding DMT family transporter produces MTLPTPLSGVNHPLKGILLIVAATALFSSHDALSKYLSGFYPVVMVVWARYLVHTLLMAGIFLPQSGLRVLRSKRPLLQVLRAICLLGSGLFFTYGLLFIPLAENTAVNFLAPLLVAALSGPLLGETVTRGQWLAVVCGFIGVVIIIHPGGELFTPAVLLPMAAALCFSCYQILTRKLSVYDSPTTSNFFAGLFNVLVMSALVPFFWQTPTLAHGLQMLALGSLGMTAHLLLTQSFRFAAPALLAPFSYCQIVFSGVLGWLLFDHTPDLASRVGIVIICVSGLAAAWQQRRARA; encoded by the coding sequence ATGACATTGCCCACCCCCCTCTCGGGGGTTAACCACCCCCTGAAGGGTATCTTGCTGATTGTGGCCGCCACGGCGCTGTTCTCCAGCCACGATGCGCTGTCCAAATACCTCAGCGGCTTCTACCCGGTGGTGATGGTGGTGTGGGCACGCTATCTGGTGCATACCCTGCTGATGGCGGGAATCTTTCTGCCGCAGTCAGGGCTACGGGTATTACGTAGCAAACGGCCTCTTCTTCAAGTTCTGCGGGCAATTTGCCTGCTGGGTTCGGGGCTGTTTTTTACCTATGGGTTGCTGTTTATTCCTCTGGCCGAAAACACGGCGGTTAACTTTCTGGCGCCGCTGCTGGTGGCAGCGCTGTCCGGGCCCTTGCTGGGCGAGACGGTGACTCGCGGGCAGTGGCTGGCCGTGGTGTGCGGGTTTATCGGGGTGGTGATCATCATTCACCCGGGGGGCGAACTGTTCACGCCTGCGGTGTTGTTGCCGATGGCGGCGGCGCTGTGTTTCAGCTGCTACCAGATCCTCACCCGCAAGCTCAGCGTGTATGACAGCCCCACCACCAGTAACTTCTTTGCCGGGCTGTTCAATGTACTGGTCATGAGTGCGCTGGTGCCCTTCTTCTGGCAAACGCCGACACTGGCCCACGGCCTGCAAATGCTGGCACTGGGCAGCTTGGGCATGACGGCGCACTTGCTGCTCACGCAATCGTTTCGCTTCGCGGCACCGGCATTGCTGGCGCCGTTCAGCTATTGCCAGATCGTGTTTTCCGGGGTGTTGGGGTGGTTACTTTTCGACCATACGCCTGACCTGGCGAGCCGGGTCGGCATCGTCATCATTTGTGTCAGCGGCCTGGCGGCGGCGTGGCAGCAGCGGCGCGCACGGGCCTGA
- a CDS encoding MFS transporter: MVPSQTARTKPAHAPNAGIGDKIRGTMAAGKTRWGMLALVFFATTLNFIDRAALGVMQPILAKEMSWTAMDYANINFWFQVGYAIGFVLQGRLIDRVGVKRVFFCAVLLWSLATGAHGLATSAAGFMICRFILGLTEAANYPACVKTTRLWFPASERAVASGIFNAGTNVGAMFTPMLLPLVLHVWGWQAAFLGMAALGGIWLIFWGLKYYNPEEHPTVTKEELAYIQQEKEPEQTTVSFATIIKMRGTWAFALSYAMTAPVFWFYLYWLPPFLNQQYNLGISVTQMGIPLIIIYITADFGSIGGGILSSVLIKRGMAAVKARLVSMLLCAISIIGVVMAAGSSELWVAVGAIALALGAHQAWTANVWSMVMDYTPKHMMGTVFGFGGMCAAIGGMFMTQFVGYVLTVTNNNYTLLFTMIPAMYFIALVWMYFMAPRKIPQV, translated from the coding sequence ATGGTCCCCTCTCAAACTGCACGCACCAAGCCTGCCCACGCTCCGAATGCGGGTATCGGTGACAAGATTCGCGGCACCATGGCGGCAGGCAAAACCCGTTGGGGCATGCTCGCACTGGTGTTTTTCGCCACCACACTGAACTTCATCGACCGCGCTGCCCTAGGGGTGATGCAACCGATTCTGGCCAAGGAAATGAGCTGGACGGCGATGGATTACGCCAACATCAACTTCTGGTTCCAGGTGGGCTACGCCATTGGCTTCGTGCTGCAAGGCCGCCTGATTGACAGGGTCGGGGTCAAGCGCGTGTTCTTCTGTGCCGTGCTGTTGTGGAGCCTGGCCACCGGCGCCCACGGCCTGGCCACCTCGGCTGCGGGCTTCATGATTTGCCGCTTTATCCTCGGCTTGACCGAAGCCGCCAACTACCCGGCCTGCGTGAAAACCACGCGGCTGTGGTTCCCTGCCAGTGAGCGGGCGGTGGCCAGCGGGATCTTCAACGCCGGGACCAACGTCGGCGCCATGTTCACGCCCATGCTGTTGCCATTGGTGCTGCATGTATGGGGCTGGCAGGCAGCATTTCTGGGGATGGCGGCACTGGGCGGTATTTGGCTGATCTTCTGGGGTTTGAAGTACTACAACCCTGAAGAACACCCGACCGTGACCAAGGAAGAACTGGCATACATCCAGCAAGAGAAAGAGCCTGAGCAAACCACCGTTTCATTCGCCACCATCATCAAGATGCGCGGTACCTGGGCTTTCGCCTTGTCCTACGCCATGACCGCGCCGGTGTTCTGGTTCTACCTGTACTGGTTGCCACCGTTCCTGAACCAGCAATACAACCTGGGCATCAGCGTGACCCAGATGGGTATCCCGCTGATCATCATCTACATCACCGCCGATTTCGGCAGCATCGGGGGCGGGATTCTGTCTTCAGTCCTGATCAAGCGCGGCATGGCTGCGGTCAAGGCGCGGCTGGTGTCGATGCTGTTGTGCGCCATCAGCATTATCGGCGTGGTCATGGCTGCCGGCTCCAGCGAGCTGTGGGTCGCCGTGGGCGCCATCGCTCTGGCACTCGGCGCGCATCAGGCCTGGACTGCCAACGTGTGGAGCATGGTGATGGACTACACACCCAAACACATGATGGGCACCGTGTTCGGCTTTGGCGGGATGTGCGCAGCCATTGGCGGGATGTTTATGACCCAGTTTGTGGGCTATGTGCTGACCGTCACGAACAACAATTACACCCTGTTGTTCACGATGATTCCTGCGATGTACTTCATTGCGTTAGTGTGGATGTACTTCATGGCTCCGCGAAAAATCCCGCAGGTCTAA